One Streptomyces sp. NBC_01217 genomic region harbors:
- the fxsA gene encoding FxSxx-COOH cyclophane-containing RiPP peptide has translation MSESIRNGGPGDGPPGEPSGGPDALPDLLGLDLEALRTLDHPVLSEVVADLRGRAEQPREMLWGFNSAF, from the coding sequence ATGAGCGAGTCGATACGCAACGGCGGGCCGGGTGACGGGCCGCCCGGCGAGCCGTCCGGGGGGCCGGACGCGCTGCCGGATCTGCTGGGGCTCGATCTGGAGGCGCTGCGGACACTGGACCACCCGGTCCTCTCCGAGGTGGTCGCGGATCTGCGCGGCCGGGCCGAGCAGCCGCGGGAAATGCTGTGGGGATTCAACAGCGCCTTCTGA
- a CDS encoding FxsB family cyclophane-forming radical SAM/SPASM peptide maturase, which produces MVKVHGRCNLACRYCYLYEGPDRTWRDRPAAAAPAVLDRAADRIAEHAAAHGLRDTALVLHGGEPLLAGADRLAALAGRVRALVPADCTVHATVQTNATLLTDARIATLARHGIRIGISLDGGLATHNTLRTDHAGRPSWPAASRGARLLAERHPEAYAGILTVVDPRTDPVEMYESLLALRPPGLDLLLPHGNWTNLPPGLPGAGTAPMGPGTGRPTPYGDWLTAVFDRWWRAGRRETRIRLFEECLALLLGLPAATESLGLDPVNAIVVETDGSIEQVDSLKSAYDTAAATGLDIFRHSFDDALRHPGVAARQAGADALAAACRACPLLTVCGGGHYAHRYRADNGFTNPSVYCADLERLVRHIAGRLSDATAGAHR; this is translated from the coding sequence ATCGTCAAGGTGCACGGCCGGTGCAATCTCGCCTGCCGCTACTGCTACCTCTACGAAGGCCCCGACCGGACCTGGCGCGACCGCCCGGCCGCCGCCGCACCCGCCGTCCTGGACCGCGCGGCCGACCGCATCGCCGAACACGCCGCGGCCCACGGACTGCGCGACACCGCCCTCGTCCTGCACGGCGGCGAACCCCTCCTCGCGGGCGCCGACCGGCTGGCCGCCCTCGCCGGCCGGGTGCGCGCCCTGGTGCCCGCGGACTGCACCGTCCACGCCACCGTGCAGACCAACGCGACCCTCCTCACCGACGCCCGCATCGCCACCCTCGCCCGGCACGGGATACGCATCGGCATCAGCCTCGACGGCGGTCTGGCCACCCACAACACCCTTCGCACCGACCACGCCGGACGCCCCTCCTGGCCCGCCGCCTCGCGCGGCGCCCGGCTCCTCGCCGAGCGGCACCCCGAGGCGTACGCGGGCATCCTCACCGTCGTCGACCCGCGGACCGACCCGGTCGAGATGTACGAGTCGCTGCTCGCCCTGCGCCCGCCCGGCCTGGACCTGCTCCTGCCGCACGGCAACTGGACGAACCTCCCGCCCGGCCTGCCCGGCGCGGGGACCGCCCCCATGGGACCGGGAACGGGCCGCCCGACCCCGTACGGCGACTGGCTCACCGCCGTCTTCGACCGCTGGTGGCGGGCCGGCCGGCGCGAGACCCGGATCCGGCTCTTCGAGGAGTGCCTCGCCCTGCTGCTCGGCCTGCCCGCCGCCACCGAATCCCTCGGCCTCGACCCCGTCAATGCCATCGTGGTCGAGACCGACGGGTCGATCGAGCAGGTGGACTCCCTCAAGTCCGCCTACGACACCGCCGCCGCTACCGGCCTCGACATCTTCCGCCACAGCTTCGACGACGCCCTGCGCCACCCCGGCGTCGCCGCCCGTCAGGCGGGCGCCGACGCGCTCGCCGCCGCGTGCCGCGCCTGCCCGCTGCTGACCGTCTGCGGCGGCGGCCACTACGCACACCGCTACCGCGCAGACAACGGCTTCACCAACCCGTCCGTCTACTGCGCCGATCTCGAACGGCTGGTACGCCACATCGCGGGCCGGCTGTCCGACGCAACCGCAGGAGCACACCGATGA
- a CDS encoding aKG-HExxH-type peptide beta-hydroxylase: MSPPLPDHMLRQLGRTEGDADTLGILVRDQDTRRLLLLRALLDAAGAAPATVVPPRALDRLRQDWALLETAECADRAAVRTVLLHPLTGPWAQRCLRGLSGTAPGPELPVDLDHLSVLAAAAAIRAGVAVTTRLTAHDGLLSLPTLGALRTASGPVGISFAEGELTVREAGGRPPLTVRAQQDGTACSADPRWLPVLALSAVLPGTGPIPLDDVDPYRTEGPGIRRQGLSAATHIDDHERKAWADSWSGIEPLLRIGGEHRLTEAAVLLRCLVPLGPPPGSGPIGEGAAHCSGTRREAFGAVLSSKPPTSAYFASTLVHELQHTKLAALSTLVRLHHHDATPRHFAPWRTDPRPFDGLLQGAYAHIALADYWQRFALGARRVTHRDLAWAEHARCREQVGAVLPVLAGSAALTREGRVLVDEMITLYHRLDDCPPPTGHLARAEAYVATAKVIWQQRNGSRRQ, from the coding sequence ATGAGCCCCCCACTGCCGGACCACATGCTGCGACAACTCGGCCGCACCGAGGGCGACGCCGACACCCTCGGCATCCTCGTACGCGACCAGGACACCCGTCGCCTCCTCCTTCTGCGCGCCCTGCTCGACGCAGCCGGTGCGGCCCCCGCGACCGTCGTCCCGCCCCGGGCGCTCGACCGGCTGCGCCAGGACTGGGCGCTGCTGGAGACCGCCGAATGTGCCGACCGGGCCGCCGTGCGCACCGTCCTGCTCCACCCCCTCACGGGCCCCTGGGCCCAGCGCTGCCTGCGCGGCCTCTCCGGCACCGCCCCCGGCCCCGAACTCCCCGTCGACCTGGACCACTTGAGCGTTCTCGCCGCAGCCGCCGCGATCCGTGCGGGAGTCGCCGTCACGACCCGGCTCACCGCCCACGACGGACTCCTGTCGCTGCCCACCCTGGGAGCCCTGCGCACTGCCTCGGGCCCGGTCGGCATCTCCTTCGCCGAAGGGGAATTGACGGTGCGTGAGGCAGGCGGCCGGCCACCCCTCACCGTGCGTGCGCAGCAGGACGGAACGGCCTGCTCGGCCGACCCGCGCTGGCTGCCCGTGCTCGCCCTGTCCGCCGTACTGCCCGGCACCGGACCCATCCCCCTGGACGACGTCGACCCCTACCGCACGGAAGGCCCCGGGATCCGGCGCCAGGGACTGAGCGCCGCCACCCACATCGACGACCACGAACGCAAGGCCTGGGCCGATTCCTGGTCCGGCATCGAGCCCCTGCTCCGGATCGGCGGCGAGCACCGCCTCACCGAAGCGGCCGTCCTGCTGCGCTGCCTGGTACCGCTCGGCCCGCCCCCGGGCTCCGGGCCCATCGGCGAGGGCGCCGCACACTGCAGCGGCACCAGGCGCGAGGCCTTCGGCGCCGTCCTCAGCAGCAAACCGCCCACCTCCGCCTACTTCGCCTCGACCCTCGTCCACGAACTCCAGCACACCAAACTGGCCGCGCTCAGCACCCTCGTACGCCTGCACCACCACGACGCGACACCGCGTCACTTCGCCCCCTGGCGCACCGACCCCAGGCCCTTCGACGGCCTCCTCCAGGGCGCCTACGCGCACATCGCGCTGGCCGACTACTGGCAGCGGTTCGCCCTCGGCGCGCGACGCGTCACCCACCGCGACCTCGCCTGGGCCGAGCACGCCCGCTGCCGCGAACAGGTCGGGGCCGTCCTGCCCGTGCTCGCCGGATCGGCGGCACTGACCCGCGAAGGCCGGGTGCTGGTCGACGAGATGATCACGCTCTACCACCGTCTGGACGATTGTCCGCCCCCCACGGGTCATCTCGCGCGCGCGGAGGCGTACGTGGCCACCGCCAAGGTGATATGGCAGCAGAGGAACGGCTCGCGAAGGCAGTGA
- the fxsT gene encoding FxSxx-COOH system tetratricopeptide repeat protein encodes MPGTRRQVGATGVQTVTISFAGFNRAWAAWIADRLERRGVTVVVQRWDPPVEVPLEESLRDLTLSRGRVLVILSDWYFQLGPRSHDEWNRALREVVAADPDRFAAVSVTTSALPGATSVFGAADLTNVGADEAERRLLVRLGLPTEPLSEPVAAGQGPRYPADTPEVWGGVPRRNTRFTGREELLSKAYRSLQDAGPGAGVVTLHGMSGVGKTQLAAEYVYRFGSEYDVVWWVPADRRALYRQKLAELAPELGLSTGAEYGERLRAVRDALRRGEPHSHWLLVLDGADEPEHIWDLVPTGPGHVLITSRNPEWSEHNSNLVEVPVYARDESVAFIRRRAPRLTPAEADQLADALEDLPLLLDQTAGWLNDSDMSVEEYIELLEDGIDQDVVKVSADFPLAFQTAWSILLNKLKDTVPESVDLLRLCSFFAPGSIPVRLLREMPPGELPEQLSGLMNDPLLWNRAIGQLRQYSVVRLESHESVVDEASSGESLYMHRMVHQIIGKDMPERDRREFIEVVRRALAAADPGRPTDTRLWPAYAEITPHLKWADVLRSTDPAVQTLVLNCLRYMYLSGEYRAGIKLGARAMDAWRELLGEDYPRVWDLRYHYANLLRAVGDYAGTEAIERAAVDHLRAERGPQDLEHLRAASGLAADLRGLGRYDEALNISGWILDAYRELLGDQDSRTLNAQNNLGTSMRLLGRYEEALELNRRTLEARRRLLRPRHSWTLYSEINYATDLRLLGRYGDALSLQNQSARVHRLVMGSDNPQTLRAEHNLALCQYRSGERARAATLFTRVLERSERVLGENDPLTMMFAASQSFFAREHADIDQARDISEKVIAGYVDMLGEGHPYVAGTRANHALILRNVGEREHAHTLLEESLADMTRAVGENHPWTLGCAINASALRNLVGDPESAAALTDSVITRAIEVLGRTHPLTLSARIAHAADLRGVRDRQRAEKIEAEALGDLEATLGAQHVHTVSARSRNRPYWDFEPQMI; translated from the coding sequence ATGCCCGGAACGCGTAGGCAAGTTGGAGCAACCGGGGTGCAGACCGTCACCATCAGTTTCGCCGGTTTCAACCGCGCCTGGGCGGCGTGGATCGCGGACCGCCTGGAGCGCCGCGGAGTGACGGTCGTCGTGCAGCGCTGGGACCCCCCGGTGGAGGTGCCGCTGGAGGAGTCGCTGCGGGATCTGACCCTGTCGCGCGGCCGCGTCCTGGTGATCCTCAGCGACTGGTACTTCCAGCTCGGCCCCCGCAGCCACGACGAGTGGAACAGGGCCCTGCGCGAGGTCGTCGCCGCCGACCCCGACCGCTTCGCCGCCGTCAGCGTCACCACCTCCGCGCTGCCCGGCGCCACCTCGGTCTTCGGCGCCGCCGACCTCACCAACGTCGGCGCCGACGAGGCCGAGCGGCGGCTGCTCGTACGCCTGGGCCTGCCCACCGAACCGCTGTCCGAGCCCGTGGCGGCCGGACAGGGACCCCGGTATCCGGCCGACACCCCCGAGGTGTGGGGCGGGGTGCCGCGCCGCAACACCCGCTTCACCGGCCGCGAGGAGCTGCTCAGCAAGGCCTACCGGTCCCTCCAGGACGCCGGACCCGGCGCCGGGGTCGTCACCCTGCACGGCATGTCCGGCGTCGGCAAGACCCAGCTGGCCGCCGAATACGTCTACCGCTTCGGCTCCGAGTACGACGTCGTGTGGTGGGTGCCCGCCGACCGGCGCGCCCTCTACCGCCAGAAACTCGCCGAACTCGCCCCCGAACTGGGCCTGTCCACCGGCGCCGAGTACGGCGAACGGCTGCGCGCGGTACGCGACGCTCTGCGCCGCGGCGAACCCCACTCCCACTGGCTCCTCGTCCTCGACGGCGCCGACGAGCCCGAGCACATCTGGGACCTGGTGCCGACCGGCCCCGGACACGTCCTGATCACCTCCCGCAACCCCGAGTGGAGCGAGCACAACAGCAACCTCGTCGAGGTCCCCGTCTACGCCCGCGACGAGTCCGTCGCCTTCATCCGCCGCAGGGCCCCGCGCCTGACCCCGGCCGAGGCCGACCAGCTCGCCGACGCCCTCGAAGACCTCCCGCTGCTCCTCGACCAGACCGCCGGCTGGCTCAACGACTCCGACATGTCGGTCGAGGAGTACATCGAACTCCTGGAGGACGGCATCGACCAGGACGTCGTCAAGGTCTCCGCCGACTTCCCGCTCGCCTTCCAGACCGCCTGGTCGATACTGCTGAACAAGCTCAAGGACACCGTCCCCGAGTCCGTCGACCTGCTGCGCCTGTGCAGCTTCTTCGCGCCCGGCTCGATCCCCGTACGGCTGCTGAGGGAAATGCCCCCCGGCGAACTGCCGGAGCAGCTCTCCGGCCTGATGAACGACCCGCTGCTGTGGAACAGGGCGATCGGCCAGCTCCGCCAGTACTCCGTGGTCCGGCTGGAGTCCCACGAGTCGGTCGTCGACGAGGCCTCGTCCGGCGAATCGCTCTACATGCACCGCATGGTCCACCAGATCATCGGCAAGGACATGCCGGAACGGGACCGCCGGGAGTTCATCGAGGTGGTCCGCCGGGCCCTCGCGGCCGCCGACCCCGGCCGCCCCACCGACACCCGGCTGTGGCCCGCCTACGCCGAGATCACCCCGCACCTGAAATGGGCCGACGTGCTCAGGAGCACCGACCCGGCGGTGCAGACCCTGGTGCTCAACTGCCTGCGCTACATGTACCTCTCGGGGGAGTACCGGGCCGGCATCAAGCTGGGCGCACGTGCCATGGACGCCTGGCGGGAACTCCTCGGCGAGGACTACCCCAGGGTCTGGGACCTCAGATACCACTACGCCAACCTGCTGCGGGCCGTCGGCGACTACGCCGGTACGGAGGCCATCGAGCGGGCCGCCGTCGACCATCTGCGCGCCGAACGCGGCCCGCAGGACCTGGAACACCTGCGCGCCGCCAGCGGCCTCGCCGCCGACCTGCGGGGCCTCGGCCGGTACGACGAGGCGCTGAACATCTCCGGCTGGATCCTCGACGCCTACCGCGAACTGCTGGGCGACCAGGACTCACGCACGCTCAACGCGCAGAACAACCTGGGCACTTCGATGCGCCTGCTCGGCCGGTACGAGGAGGCGCTCGAACTCAACCGGCGCACCCTGGAGGCCAGGCGACGGCTGCTGCGCCCGCGCCACAGCTGGACGCTCTACTCCGAGATCAACTACGCCACCGACCTGCGCCTGCTCGGCCGGTACGGCGACGCCCTCTCGCTGCAGAACCAGAGTGCCCGGGTGCACCGGCTGGTGATGGGCTCCGACAACCCGCAGACCCTGCGCGCCGAGCACAACCTCGCGCTCTGCCAGTACCGCTCGGGGGAGCGCGCCAGGGCCGCGACCCTGTTCACCCGGGTGCTCGAACGGTCCGAGCGGGTGCTCGGCGAGAACGATCCGCTGACGATGATGTTCGCGGCCAGCCAGAGCTTCTTCGCCCGCGAGCACGCCGACATCGACCAGGCCAGGGACATAAGCGAAAAGGTCATCGCCGGCTATGTGGACATGCTCGGCGAGGGACACCCGTATGTGGCCGGGACCCGGGCCAACCACGCCCTGATCCTCCGTAACGTGGGCGAGCGGGAGCACGCGCACACGCTCCTGGAGGAGTCGCTCGCCGACATGACGCGGGCGGTGGGGGAGAACCACCCCTGGACGCTGGGCTGTGCGATCAACGCCTCGGCGCTGCGCAACCTGGTGGGCGACCCGGAATCCGCCGCCGCGCTGACGGACTCGGTCATCACCAGGGCGATCGAGGTCCTCGGCCGCACCCATCCGCTGACCCTCTCCGCCCGCATCGCGCACGCCGCGGACCTGCGTGGCGTCCGGGACCGGCAGCGGGCGGAGAAGATCGAGGCGGAGGCGCTGGGCGATCTGGAGGCGACCCTGGGCGCCCAGCACGTCCACACGGTCTCGGCGCGCTCCCGCAACCGTCCGTACTGGGACTTCGAACCGCAGATGATCTGA